The following is a genomic window from Methylomarinum vadi.
TAAAGTTCGCTGTTTAATCATAAAAGTGCTGCTTTTTAAGGCAAAGCGGCAATTTTACCATACTTTTTCACCGCAACGACCCCAGGAAAACCTCAGTCCGCTTGCCGTCTTAAAAAGGCAGGCACATCCAAGTAATCCAGATCCATGTCATTTTTCGGTTGCGCGCCAAAACGGGTCTCCCGATTTTCCTGTCTATTTTTACGGATCACGGTCGGTTTATCCAACACATCGTAATTCAGTTCTCCGGTCGCGGCTTTTTGCACTAGTTTAACCGGCGCCGGTGCCACCGCTTTCTCACCCATGCCTGTCGCGACGACCGTGACCTTGATGGCATCGCCCATGTCCGGATTAATAGCGGTACCGATTTTCATATCGGCATCTTCGGAGGCAAAGGCATGCATGATACTGCCGATTTCGTCAAACTCGGTCAGATCCATTTCCGCCGCGGAGATATTTACCAGAATGCCCTTAGCCCCCTGCAAACTGATGTCTTCCAGTAATGGGCAGGCGATCGCTTTTTCCGCCGCTTCCCTGGCCCGGTTATCGCCATCGGCAACTCCCGACCCCATGATTGCGGTCCCCATGTTGCTCATCACCGTTTTGACATCGGCGAAATCGACGTTGATCAGCCCCGGATGGGTAATCAGTTCGGTAATACCCTGGACCGCATCCAACAATACATCATTGGCCGCCTTGAACGCGTTGGTCAACGACAAGTTGTTACCCAGCACCGGCAATAATTTTTGGTTGGGAATAATAATCAGTGAATCAACATGCTTTTCCAAATCCCTGATACCTGCCTCCGCGACGGCTTTTTTCTTTTTGCCCTCGAATTCGAATGGTTTCGTCACTACTGCAACGGTCAGAATACCGAGCTCTTTAGCCACTTCGGCGATTACCGAAATCGCGCCGGTGCCGGTTCCGCCTCCCATGCCCGCGGTCAGGAAAATCATGTCTGATCCATCGATCTCTTCCTTGATGCGGTCTTTATTTTCTTCCGCCGCTTGTCGGCCGATTTCCGGCTTGGTTCCTGCCCCCAAACCCTTGGTCAATTCGACGCCCAGCTGGATTTTGGTTTCCACTTTCAGGCCGCGCAATGCCTGGGCATCGGTATTCGCACAAATAAAGTGAACCCCGTCGATATGGCTATCGACCATATGATCCACCGCGTTACCGCCGCCGCCACCGACACCGATGACTTTAATGACGGCATTCTCACTACACATATCCATCAATTCATATTTCATTGTCATGCCCTCTAACCTCTAGTGTTTCTTTTAAAAATTACCTTGAAACCAGCTTTTCATTTTTGCCAACAGACCGGTGCCCTCATCACTCAGCCCCTCGGCTCTACCCTGGTGTTCTTTCCCATACATCAGTAATCCCACCCCCGTGGAATAAATCGGGTTTAGTACCACATCGGTCAATCCCGATACATGTTGTGGCAAACCCATGCGAACCGGCATGTGGAAAACTTCCTCCGCCAATTCGACCAATCCTTTCACTTTTGAACTACCGCCGGTCAAAACCATGCCGGCGGCGATCAATTCCTCATAACCGCTACGGCGTAATTCGGACTGAACCAACAGCATCAACTCCTCGTAGCGCGGCTCTATGATTTCCGCCAGATTTTGCGCCGAAATTTTTCTCGGTTCCCGGTCTCCAATACTGGGAACATCGATCATTTGCTGGCCGTCGGCCAGCTGGGTCAACGCGCAGGCATACTCCTTTTTGATTTCCTCGGCGTTTTTGGTCGGCGTCCTCAAGGCCACGGCGATATCGTTGGTGACCTGATCGCCGGCGATCGGAATCACCGCGGTATGCCTGATTGCGCCATCGGAAAATATCGCGATATCGGTGGTGCCGCCGCCGATATCGATCAGGCACACCCCTAATTCCTTTTCGTCCTCGGTCAACACCGACGTGCATGAAGCCAATTGCTCCAAGACGATATCTTCGACGTCCAAGCCGCAACGCCGGATACATTTGATAATGTTTTGCGCCGCGCTGACGCTGCCGGTAACCATATGCACTTTGGCTTCCAGGCGAATGCCGGACATCCCGATT
Proteins encoded in this region:
- the ftsA gene encoding cell division protein FtsA, which translates into the protein MAKKTDRNILVGLDIGTSKVAAVVGEYRGGDDLEVIGIGTSPSKGLKKGVVVNLESTVHSIQRAVEEAELMAGCHIKSVFAGIAGSHIRSLNSHGIVAIKDKEVNQSDIDRVIDSARAVAIPADQKILHILPQEFVIDQQDGIKEPIGMSGIRLEAKVHMVTGSVSAAQNIIKCIRRCGLDVEDIVLEQLASCTSVLTEDEKELGVCLIDIGGGTTDIAIFSDGAIRHTAVIPIAGDQVTNDIAVALRTPTKNAEEIKKEYACALTQLADGQQMIDVPSIGDREPRKISAQNLAEIIEPRYEELMLLVQSELRRSGYEELIAAGMVLTGGSSKVKGLVELAEEVFHMPVRMGLPQHVSGLTDVVLNPIYSTGVGLLMYGKEHQGRAEGLSDEGTGLLAKMKSWFQGNF
- the ftsZ gene encoding cell division protein FtsZ, producing MKYELMDMCSENAVIKVIGVGGGGGNAVDHMVDSHIDGVHFICANTDAQALRGLKVETKIQLGVELTKGLGAGTKPEIGRQAAEENKDRIKEEIDGSDMIFLTAGMGGGTGTGAISVIAEVAKELGILTVAVVTKPFEFEGKKKKAVAEAGIRDLEKHVDSLIIIPNQKLLPVLGNNLSLTNAFKAANDVLLDAVQGITELITHPGLINVDFADVKTVMSNMGTAIMGSGVADGDNRAREAAEKAIACPLLEDISLQGAKGILVNISAAEMDLTEFDEIGSIMHAFASEDADMKIGTAINPDMGDAIKVTVVATGMGEKAVAPAPVKLVQKAATGELNYDVLDKPTVIRKNRQENRETRFGAQPKNDMDLDYLDVPAFLRRQAD